In Solidesulfovibrio carbinoliphilus subsp. oakridgensis, the sequence CGAATACGAACAGAACGAGCGCCTGGCCCTGGTGGTCGACATCCCGGAGACGCTGCCGCCGCTGCGTCTGGACCCGGACCGGCTCATGCAGGTCCTGGTCAACCTGCTGACCAACGCGGCCCGCCACACCGGCGAGGGCGAGGTGACGCTCTCGGCCCGCCGCCTTTCCACCGGGCGGCTGGAATTCCGCGTGGCCGACACCGGCCCCGGCATCCCGGAAGAGGAGCGGGAACGGATCTTCGACAAATTCTACCAGACCCGCCGGGGCGACACCATGGCTTCGGACCGGCGCGGCACGGGCCTTGGGCTTGCCATCTGCAAACATATCGTCGAGCGCTACCAGGGCGGCATCCGGGCCGAGGCCCGGACCCCGCGCGGCACGTCCTTTGTGGTGGAACTGCCGGTCCCGGCCCGGGGCCGCGGCCAGGGGCCGTCCTTCGACGCCGACCGCCCGGAGCCGGGCCTGGCCTTGTCCTGACGACCGCCGGTTTTTCCGGCCTTCCTTCCCCCAACGTGCGCCCGCCGGGCCGGGGCAACGTGCCCCGGCCCGGCGGATTCGCGGGCGGACGGCTCATCAGATGTCGTTCAGATCGATCGTCTTGGGCGCGGCCTTGGGCTTGCCCGCCTCCTTGCCGGCGGCCGGAGGCGATCCGGCCGCCGGGCCCGGACCGGCCGGAGCCGACGGGACCAGCGCGGCCGGCGAGCCGTTGGCGCCGACGGGAGTGGGCTTCCGGGCGCCGCAGGCCAGCCGGACGGCGTCGAGCCTGGCCCCGGCCGGGGCGAACGAGGCGTCCCGTTTTCGGGCCTCCTGGTAGGCGGCCAGGGCCTTGTCGCACTGGCCGGACAGCAGGTAGGCGTCGCCAAGGGCCAGGGCGGCGCGCGGATCGGTCCCGCCGGCCCGGGCGGCGGCCTCGAGCATGTCCCTGGCCCGGAGCACGTCCCCGGCGGCAAAGGCTTCCAGGCCGAGCCCTTCCATGGCCGGCGCGAACCCGGCATTGGCCGACAGCGCG encodes:
- a CDS encoding tetratricopeptide repeat protein; the encoded protein is MKFRTVAGPVALALVLAGLPGCGIMKFSPSEPSAKDGIAAGNAAYDKKDYATACRELSKAGAAAGAETLTRAGTACARDGGMKAQQAFTAALSANAGFAPAMEGLGLEAFAAGDVLRARDMLEAAARAGGTDPRAALALGDAYLLSGQCDKALAAYQEARKRDASFAPAGARLDAVRLACGARKPTPVGANGSPAALVPSAPAGPGPAAGSPPAAGKEAGKPKAAPKTIDLNDI